ttttcattttcgatTTTTACAAGAACTACTCATTTACtacgaaaaagaaaagaaaagttcGAAAAAGTGACTTTCCTCTATCGAATGCACAtctcattttaatgaaattcgTGGCGCACGATATAAAAACCAACCCTTCAATCGGCCGTAGAATGCTATAAATAAACAACTTGACTTTAACAAAATCGTAGAAAATCAAATTGTGTTTGATTTTATACCGCTAACTCAGGCTGAAATATCACCCggtgtataattttatataactagagAAGGATAAAGTCAAGGAAGACGGTTGGGAGTTACACCGGGAAAACAAACAACATGGCTTGTGACTCAATAAGGACAATACACACTTTACCCAGATTATAATGATACTATTACGTAAACAAGCTGCACTTATTTTTAGAGTCCCTCAGCACGTTCACTGCTCTGTGaaccatatatatatagatatatgtaaTATCAATTATGCTAGTTTTTAGTCGCTATGTAAaatttgtaagtaaataaattcaattcaacaaaattaagctctaattatatattataatttataataaaccatttctttaaattataacactaacAAAAGGCCAttttttgacaatcacctttgtggatcttccaagtatagGTGACATGTAATAGCAAACAATGAGATCTGAGGCGCAGAAGTCTCACTATGACTGTGTGTTCCAACCTTGGTAACATTTGAAATAGAAAATGATTAACAAAACACTGcacatatattttgtttattttattgctgcACAATAAAACTACACCAGTTTTATTGCTGCACACTGTTTTGTTGTTCGCAGTTATCTTTATATTCCATTTTCTTTgaaagtacataatttactgaATGAAAATTCAAGAAAACTTACTTTAACTGACTATTCGTCTATATAGACACCCTCTCTTGGTACGTTTTTGCgttcgtgtctgtctgtctgtaactGGGCCGAGCATCACGATGAAATTACAGAATGTTCACACTATTCGAGGTCATACAACGAGGTAGGCAAGGTATTTTTATCCCTGCAAAatatttgatgattttacaccataactccgtcaaatgtttaccgattttattctttattttggtactgaatattatatgtttagtaatttcaagatctgatgaatatgattggagatgGAGGACGGAACTCCTccgcagacagcagcaaacccctcgcTTAACAATAATGAATGTACGGATAGAGTTGCTACATCTAGAGTTGCTTTCTTGGTTAACCATACGATCCTACGagcaatgcgatttcgattctgcTTTTACGATTACTATTCCTTTTCAGTGATAGTAAGTAatgaagtagtagtagtagctaaGACTAATTGaaaggttatttttaaaaactacacttataaattaataaacttcacTACACAACTTAAATATCTTTAGAACTGCACCTTAATTGTATGCCACAAATCTCCCAAATAAACCGTTCCTACGGGATGGCGAAATTCCCTTAGGATCTGTCAAATATTAACCGTATTTAAGAATCCTTTTTAAAAGTTAACTAACAATTAACGATTTCGACTCTTCCTTTAAGTTTTACTATTCTTTGTCAATGATGGGATTTGAAACTGACGGATGCTGAATTTTCGTTAAAACAACCATAGTCAGGCTATCCCTGAGTCAACGATATATGGGGTGCTGCTACAAGGCACACATTATTTGCAGTAATTTGTTGGAATGCATAATGAAGTAGGTCCCTTGGACCCACTATCTTTGTTATCTGtacttaatctatacttataataaaactaactgtaagatttctgtacatttaatagattttttttaaattttgaccgggggatgctttataatcgaaacTGAGTCCAAAaaggattttaaatttttgtctgtctgtctatccgggcatcacgtggtatagtggtagcagacatgcgtaccatcctacttttataaatgcgaaagtttgtgatattgaatagatgtatggatggatagatgtttgtatggatggatagatggacgGATGTTTGATACGCTTTAACGCCataacgaatgaaccgatttggctaaaatttcacagagatacctacaatatagtctggaatagctcataggcttcgttttatcccggaaaagcaaacagcttctacaggatagcatcgctattttttccgcatttgtctttcaaaatccgataaacggagttttagattgacgtggttttttggataggcataattgaaataaaataaagcttttacattttgtttggttaaacgcgcttatctcagaaaaagctgtttcgattttatttcattttttgaatttttagtaacaattatgactataccagctgttgcccgcaacttcgtttgggtttgttttgtttttcaaaagacatgtggcattcaatttaggtgtaattctactgaaaattttaagttgtgtataaaaaaaattctattcacataataaacaatatctaaaaagaaCTGTCTAATCAatctcagctcctcctatcacttacaaagaaaTATCGTTAAAGTAAAAATCGAAATCGCAATTTTAGTTGATTCATACGCTAAAggtaacgaagaacatttctgacaacttttatttagtcctagcgcTGAGGGcgtcataaatgtggcagcacttcaTGTATTAAGGATACCTAAGACTTAGGCAGCAAACCCGTcatgggtttgctgctgtccgctgaggagttctgtcctctatctccaatcacattcatcaggtCTACACGaaattttgtcaaaattaaacagacattataacctctaaagtacaaaagtagttatttaaatcggttatcatttgacggcgttatggtgtaaaatcatcaaacactttcgtccattctcccaaaagaactgagcttaatttcgggataaaaagcttcctatattacttctaataccttcaggaatatgtgtccaaagtttcatgatgatcggatTAAGTAATTttggcgtgaaagcgtaacaaacaaacttacattcgaatttataatattagtagggatagggatagggaagtagggatagggattacatcacgctacgaccaatgccTACTATCATTACTGAGAAATGTTGCAagaactgcaaaaaatatccttttatgcgtgaacggtaaacgttacgccaaacgacggaagtatatagtaagtatatcggaattgttatttctttaaagttctattaaacagtccgcgacaacatacgactattttttaagtcgacttattcgcggacgaagtcgcgcgggttcGCTAGTAtcatatagtatagtatagtaggtCAATTTAACGAATTccaacaatgaaaattaagctcaattgcTATAATCTACGAAAATCCTTGTGTTGCAATCTATAATTTCCAATCTTTAAAATGAGAAGTTgcgaacataatatattaatatgttaaaaattcaattttaattaggACAAATGAAATAGGAACACAATGGCACCTTAATTAACGGTTTATGTACATTGAATAATAGATgacaaagaataataaaatatatcggtcaattcaatatttaagttttttatttagattgttTTCTgcttatgtttatatatatctatagacAATAATAGAACAATTAGATTCTTAGTTTTTCAACTAATTATAAATGTCCAGGTTTGAGTATGACTTGTGCACACAggattaaagaatatttaattttatgactgTGAAAACACTgcaccaaatataaataataataaatatactatgacaatacacacatcgccacctagccccaaagtaaccgtagcttgtgttatgggtactaagatagctgttgaatatttttatgaatataatacatataaataattataatatgcagataaatacccagacactgaaaaacaatcatgttcatcacacaaacattttccagttgtgggaatcgaaccgacggcctaggactcagaaagcagcgtcgctgcccactgcgccagtcggccgtcaatataagtATAGGATGCCAgatgatttcttaaaaactaggTATGTTTATTGCACACTTTTCTAAACAAGGGTCCAAAGTCCAATATAGGCCAATCTTTAATAAGAAGGTATTTTTCATTTTGACTACttgaataacatacattaagTATGTACATACAGTGTTGCTGTATCTGGAATAGAACATAGTTTTTTTGTATACCAGAAAACTTATGGTCCTATGGTATGTtgaacttgtttattttttcatagaGCAAGCAAtcataatgttttttatatagtgTAAGTATAGAGGTcagggaataataataataaaaggtgtaaacttttatttgtatacctgcctgtgtacaaataaaagttTCCATCTGAACATAGTTGCAGACTGCTATTAGTTACAATATATAATTCATGCTCTTGGCTATCTTAAACTTAAGGTTTATTTCAATTtagtcataatcataatcactTAGTTGCAACaaaacatgtgaaattatagatCTTACATAAAGGCatgtaaatttcaattaaaaaaaaaaaaatttaattaaaacattcagATTTGGATTacgtcaaatatataaattaattaaattacaacgTCAATTTTATGTTCCttgctaaataattattttaaatttaatttaggccTTAAGTATTAGCAAAGTACACATGTAtggaataataacatttttcaataagGTAATTTATTGTTAATCTTAGGttgcatattatattatatacttttgccAAAGTGAAGATGaatgttttgaaaaacaaattttatatcACCTTGAACTCTCAGAGAATCTAAAAAGATTTCCATTTAATTTGATGAATACAACAACTTCATAAATGTACAGGCATGCACtagtcaatatttttaatttttggaagtGAGTGGTTTTCATGTATGTTGGTTTTAGGTGACAAATAGcacatatacatttttttctgtgATTTTAAATACTCTGTCGGTTGCATTTCGctttttgacagccggttgaaACAGTAGGCCGCCGCCTACTGTatcaaccggctgtcaaaaagcgaattgaacccacagccttggactcaaaagcagggtcgctaccctgctttttgagtccaaggctgtgggttcgattctcacaactggaaaatgtttgtgtgatgaacatgaatgtttttcaatgtctgtctgtataagtatttgtgcacattttccataaaaatattcatcagctatcttcatggggctaggtggcaatgtgggtattgtcttagtatctgtatttattttatttataaactgatTAGtcaatctaaaatataaaataacatttacttagaataaaacttctttcagaatatataagtattaataaacaGTTGCAGAACAGTATTTGACAACAGCTTGGAgtagtgggcagagaccctgttTAAGAGCCCAAGGCAGTAGGTGTGATTCCTACTACTTTAAAATGAttatgtgatgaacaagaatatttttcatttattcattactttgctttgttttttgtagtaaaattttccCAGATAAACCAAATTTTCTATGCAATTATTAGAACAAGGCCTGTTAGAATTTAGATCCAAATGTGGTTGTGTGATCTTGGGACGGACATAAATTAATCTTTACGAATTtagacttaaaaataaatccttGTTGGCCCTTGTACTGGTTCTCTTAAATAAATTAGGAAATTTTACAAGTAATTGCTGGACTTGACGGTGATTCCGCATGCCTATTTTGCGATAAATCATACGATATTGCTGTGGCCTTGATCACCCCTTTGGCttgttgatttattatttttgattgctGCCGTGCCCTGCCCAGTGCCCCGGCACCGGCACGGGTACAATATCAGAGTTCTACTGCCAATGGGCGTGCCTTACCAGGTCCTGACCTGGTAAGCACAAGAGCTGTCATCGGCGATGTTTCAAAACCGctagagaaaataaaataaagactaACTTACGTGTACTCCATTACTAACAAGTTTTGGTTTTACGTGGCCGTTTTGGCTATGGTGCACTTTTCCATTAACACTGTTCTCCTTTTTCCCATTGCATACAGGGTTTTTTAATGTTCGATTTGATTCATTTAAATTATCGTAACCAGCCACTTTAACAGCCGCCATCCTCCGCTGAGAATCTGACACTGACGCAGTGACGTCTGAATTATTTCTTGACATTGACTTGTTGACTGACAATTcggaaattttaataattttgctacaaataatcaaaaaatttcTATGGGTATGCACTGTATtgattcatatttataaattcatagCATTTGTAAGCGCTGCGGCGCGGTACACTGTAATTGCCTGGAAAGTTTACACAACTGTTTTATCGACATTTTCTGTCATGTGTTAAGTGAATGCAAAACTTGAAGTTTGACGAAAACGTTTAGGACCATGCAACTACCGATTTATAAAGAAAGAACATATTACAGAAAAAAGCCTAGTTCcacaaattattttctttacaatatAAATTGTGTAGCAAGTTTGatgtagaataaaataattaaagttaaaggGCAAGATTGGTTTTCGTTGTGTAGTTACCGAACGCATATAAACTGAACGTCGGTAAAACAGTTCTCCAGCGAAATCTTGTCAATAAATTCAACTCTTTCCAGTCTCTACAATTTTTTCAAACTCGTCGACGATTTCCCAGACATTCTCGTCGGTTCTCGTTACGAGGTCTTACAAATTTAACATACaagtatactttttaaaattgtaacattacttattttagtgtccttttagtttttatattaaacttttacCGGCAAACAGCGCCGCCCCCGCTCGATTGTAGGCAAGGCCTTGTGCGATGAGTAATACCGTTCGTCGTGCTGAGTGACGTCGTGCACTGTGCACTGTGCAGCGGCGGCCGGCGCGCAGACCTCAGTTCACCTCGACTCGACAAGGCGAGGAGGCACGACCGACGACAGGAGCTCGTACTCGAATCCTCGCACCCTCTATCGATCCCTATCCTCTACTCTAGTCGCTCTTTAACTCGGACATGGACAGCGCCGACAAGCTGATCGCTGGGCTCGCGAGCGGCGACGGCGCCGCGCCGGCAGGCCTGAAGCGCGAGCAGGACTCAACCGACGACTTCGAGCACCTGGATGGGCGGCGCGACGAGCCCGAGCGCGGCGCACGCCACTCCGCGCAGAGCTTCCTGGACGCGGAGCGCGAGGAGTTCGTGGATTCTCCGCGCGCGCCCTCCGCCGACAAGGCCGACCACCTGGCCGACAAGTTCACCGATAGCGAGTCTGACGCCGACACGGCCGGCGAGTCGCCGCTGCACCGACCCGAGCCGCCCCGGGCGCCCGCCCCCGACCCAACGCCGGCGCTGGCCCCGACGCTCGCACCCGCGCCCGAACCGCAACCGAGCGCCGAGCCTGCCAAGCCAACGGAGCCAAAACCGGAGCCTGCGCCGCAGCCGAAGCCCGAGCCGGTGCAGCCGAAGCCCGAGCCGGTGCAGCTGAAGCCCGAGCCTACGCAGTCGAAGCCTGATCCGGTGCCGCAAAAGCCCGAGCCACCCAGCTGGCAGCCCCCGGTCGAGCCCGCCGCTGAGCCACTGCGCGCCCCCGTCGCCCACGTGATCGAGGCCGAGGTCATTTTCTGCCAGATGGGACTGGGTGAGCTTTTTTAACTGTTTAAATGTGAATTGTGTGGCCTTGTTTTTTTGTGACGCGGCCTATTTTATAGCGGAACACTCTGGAGTTACGTCACGAAAAGAATCTTTTCTCTTC
The genomic region above belongs to Pararge aegeria chromosome 11, ilParAegt1.1, whole genome shotgun sequence and contains:
- the LOC120627697 gene encoding reticulon-1 isoform X1, which codes for MDSADKLIAGLASGDGAAPAGLKREQDSTDDFEHLDGRRDEPERGARHSAQSFLDAEREEFVDSPRAPSADKADHLADKFTDSESDADTAGESPLHRPEPPRAPAPDPTPALAPTLAPAPEPQPSAEPAKPTEPKPEPAPQPKPEPVQPKPEPVQLKPEPTQSKPDPVPQKPEPPSWQPPVEPAAEPLRAPVAHVIEAEVIFCQMGLDAWFDPQRLHPEVESLIYWRSAARSGAALGAGLALLVALACCSVVSVLAYSSLLALSAAVAFRVYKNVLQAVQKTNEGHPFKWLLEKDVSVSAERAQSLAAAATAHLNAALTELRRLFLVEDLVDSLKFGALLWCLTYVGACFNGITLIILAWIALFSLPKAYEMNKAQVDANLELARSKINEISAKVRAAVPLGRKAEDKDK
- the LOC120627697 gene encoding reticulon-1 isoform X2, which encodes MDSADKLIAGLASGDGAAPAGLKREQDSTDDFEHLDGRRDEPERGARHSAQSFLDAEREEFVDSPRAPSADKADHLADKFTDSESDADTAGESPLHRPEPPRAPAPDPTPALAPTLAPAPEPQPSAEPAKPTEPKPEPAPQPKPEPVQPKPEPVQLKPEPTQSKPDPVPQKPEPPSWQPPVEPAAEPLRAPVAHVIEAEVIFCQMGLVESLIYWRSAARSGAALGAGLALLVALACCSVVSVLAYSSLLALSAAVAFRVYKNVLQAVQKTNEGHPFKWLLEKDVSVSAERAQSLAAAATAHLNAALTELRRLFLVEDLVDSLKFGALLWCLTYVGACFNGITLIILAWIALFSLPKAYEMNKAQVDANLELARSKINEISAKVRAAVPLGRKAEDKDK